A region from the bacterium genome encodes:
- a CDS encoding efflux RND transporter permease subunit: MSITEAAIKYNRVTLTMLLIVVIGGLIAYTRMERREDPAFTVRTALVVTYFPGGSPERVEMLVTDKLEKVIQEIPEIDYLESESKTGLSVIHVNIREEYSQMRPIWDRLRRKVEKAAPDLPSGVIGPLVDDEFGDVYGVIISITGEGFSYAELKDVADQTRNDLLHLDDVAKVEILGAQQERIFVEYNNARLSELHLSSLQLKQMLESRNILIPGGSVMIGDERLVVEPSGNFESLDELRKSVISVPGSGQLLTLEDIATVRRGYIDPPQSLMHADGTRCLGLAVSMRDGGNILNLGRQVQQVLDRLQGQYPWGVQFGQVVFEPQRVKQSVDGFVLNLIESVLLVLVVMLLSLGLRTGVLVASLIPMTILTTFLVMYYLGIGLDKVSLAAMIISLGLLVDNAIVMSEAIMVKIEAGHSAMEAAVKSARELRVPLLNSTLTTCASFLPIFLAKSVTGEYTASLFKVVSISLLASWTLALTLIPLLCVHFLKVKTHVESTERFSRPFYRRYRGLLLTLLRRPLVSLGGFLVLFILSMASFVIIPKIFFPPNSTPLVKIMLDLPVGTAIESTERTVSGIETFMQEELSADPQHGKPGVTGWGSFIGQGMPRFVLTHHPKIASPEYADILVRLSDYDFHEQLAARIDSFCRANYPDLEVRVKPLENGPPIDHPVQYRISGRDYNRIFALAEQVKDRLAGLEGTRNISDDWGSRAAKLLVRIDEPRALRAGVSNQDIAVSLLTHLSGFQTTEYREGDKVIPVTLRSAAAGREDIDRIETLSVYSQMTGMSVPLRQVADIEVAWEPAHIVRRDRYRTVTVQCDLAPGMTASRVNAQMVPWLEQQRSTWELGYGWELGGEAETSGKSQNSVLDQLPLAGFIILMLLVLQFNSFRKPLIILSTIPLGMIGVIIGLLAMHSYFGFMTLLGAVSLSGIVVNIAIVLLDRIDLEHSSGLELSRAVVDSAQHRIRPILLSTLTTVGGIAPLYFGGDVIFKPMAVALMFGLLFSTLLTLGLLPVLYALLYRLDYKHFDY, from the coding sequence ATGAGTATCACCGAAGCCGCGATCAAATACAACCGTGTCACTCTGACCATGCTGCTCATAGTGGTGATCGGCGGTTTGATCGCCTACACCCGGATGGAACGGCGCGAGGACCCGGCGTTCACCGTGCGCACCGCCCTGGTGGTGACCTATTTCCCGGGCGGCAGCCCCGAGCGCGTGGAGATGCTGGTCACTGACAAGCTGGAGAAAGTGATCCAGGAGATCCCCGAGATCGACTACCTGGAGAGCGAGTCCAAGACCGGCCTGTCGGTGATCCACGTGAACATCCGCGAGGAATACAGTCAGATGCGCCCGATCTGGGACCGTCTGCGCCGCAAGGTGGAGAAAGCCGCGCCCGATCTGCCCAGCGGAGTGATCGGGCCGCTGGTGGATGACGAGTTCGGGGATGTCTACGGAGTGATAATCTCGATCACCGGCGAGGGGTTCAGCTATGCCGAGTTGAAAGACGTGGCCGACCAGACCCGCAACGATCTTCTGCACCTGGATGACGTGGCCAAGGTGGAAATTCTGGGGGCGCAACAGGAGCGCATCTTCGTCGAGTATAACAACGCCCGCCTGTCCGAGCTGCACCTTTCGAGCCTCCAGCTCAAGCAGATGCTGGAGAGCCGTAATATCCTGATCCCCGGCGGCAGCGTGATGATCGGGGATGAGCGCCTGGTGGTGGAACCGAGCGGCAATTTCGAATCTCTGGACGAGCTGCGCAAGAGTGTGATCAGCGTGCCCGGCTCCGGGCAACTGCTGACCCTGGAGGATATCGCCACGGTCCGGCGTGGCTATATCGACCCGCCGCAGTCGCTGATGCACGCGGACGGAACCCGCTGCCTGGGCCTGGCCGTGTCCATGCGCGATGGCGGCAACATCCTCAACCTGGGCCGCCAGGTGCAGCAGGTGCTCGACCGCCTGCAGGGCCAGTACCCCTGGGGCGTCCAGTTCGGACAGGTGGTGTTCGAGCCGCAGCGGGTGAAACAGAGCGTGGACGGGTTCGTGCTGAACCTGATCGAGTCGGTGCTGCTGGTGCTGGTGGTGATGCTGCTCAGCCTGGGGCTGCGTACCGGCGTGCTGGTGGCGAGCCTCATCCCGATGACCATCCTGACCACGTTCCTGGTGATGTATTACCTGGGGATCGGCCTGGACAAGGTCTCCCTGGCGGCGATGATCATCTCGCTCGGCCTGCTGGTCGACAACGCGATCGTGATGAGCGAGGCGATCATGGTCAAGATCGAGGCCGGCCATAGCGCCATGGAGGCGGCGGTCAAGAGCGCCCGCGAGCTTCGGGTGCCGCTGCTCAACTCCACGCTCACCACTTGCGCCTCGTTCCTGCCCATTTTCCTGGCCAAGAGCGTGACCGGCGAGTACACGGCCTCGCTTTTTAAGGTAGTGTCGATCTCGCTGCTCGCCTCCTGGACCCTGGCCCTGACCCTGATCCCGCTGCTGTGCGTGCATTTCCTGAAGGTGAAGACCCATGTGGAAAGCACCGAGCGTTTCTCGCGGCCGTTCTACCGCCGCTACCGCGGCCTTCTGCTCACCCTGCTGCGCCGTCCGCTCGTGAGCCTGGGCGGGTTCCTGGTCCTGTTTATCCTCAGCATGGCCTCGTTCGTTATCATCCCGAAAATATTTTTCCCGCCCAACAGCACGCCTCTGGTCAAGATCATGCTCGACCTGCCGGTGGGCACGGCCATCGAGAGCACCGAGCGGACCGTGAGCGGGATCGAGACTTTCATGCAGGAAGAACTGAGCGCCGACCCGCAGCACGGCAAGCCCGGGGTGACCGGCTGGGGCTCTTTTATCGGCCAGGGGATGCCGCGTTTCGTGCTCACCCATCACCCCAAGATCGCCAGCCCGGAGTATGCCGATATCCTGGTGCGCCTGAGCGACTACGATTTCCACGAGCAGTTGGCCGCCCGGATCGACTCGTTCTGCCGGGCCAACTACCCCGACCTGGAGGTGCGGGTCAAGCCGCTTGAGAACGGCCCACCGATCGACCACCCCGTGCAGTACCGCATCTCGGGACGGGACTACAACCGGATTTTCGCCCTGGCCGAGCAGGTCAAGGACCGTCTGGCCGGACTGGAGGGCACGCGGAACATATCGGATGACTGGGGCAGCCGCGCGGCCAAGCTGCTGGTGCGGATCGACGAGCCGCGGGCCCTGCGCGCCGGTGTGAGCAACCAGGACATCGCGGTCTCTCTGCTCACCCACCTGAGCGGTTTCCAGACCACCGAGTACCGCGAGGGCGACAAAGTGATCCCGGTCACCCTGCGCTCGGCCGCCGCGGGACGGGAGGATATCGACCGGATCGAAACCCTGAGCGTCTACAGCCAGATGACCGGCATGAGCGTGCCCCTGCGCCAGGTGGCCGATATCGAGGTGGCCTGGGAGCCGGCCCATATTGTGCGCCGCGACCGCTACCGCACCGTGACCGTCCAGTGCGACCTGGCCCCCGGAATGACCGCCAGCCGTGTCAACGCGCAGATGGTCCCCTGGCTGGAACAGCAGAGGAGCACCTGGGAGCTGGGCTACGGCTGGGAGCTGGGCGGCGAGGCCGAGACCAGCGGCAAGAGCCAGAACTCGGTGCTCGACCAGTTGCCCCTGGCCGGGTTTATCATCCTGATGCTGCTGGTGTTGCAGTTCAACTCGTTCCGCAAGCCGTTGATTATCCTGTCCACCATTCCGCTGGGCATGATTGGGGTGATCATCGGCCTGCTGGCGATGCATTCCTATTTCGGGTTCATGACCCTGCTGGGAGCGGTCTCGCTGTCCGGGATCGTGGTCAACATCGCCATCGTGCTGCTCGACCGGATCGACCTGGAACATTCCTCCGGTCTGGAACTGAGCCGCGCGGTGGTGGACTCGGCCCAGCACCGTATCCGTCCCATCCTGCTTTCCACCCTTACCACAGTGGGGGGCATAGCGCCGCTGTATTTCGGCGGGGATGTGATTTTCAAGCCGATGGCGGTGGCGCTGATGTTCGGACTGCTGTTTTCCACTCTCCTGACCCTGGGGCTGCTGCCTGTGCTTTACGCCCTGCTTTACCGTCTGGATTACAAGCATTTTGATTACTGA
- a CDS encoding chemotaxis protein CheW produces the protein MQVFNGGTGVRGPGQNQDEVEGQMEKFLTFRLAEEHYGLEILQVKEIIGILKITRVPRTPGYIRGVINLRGKVLPVMDLRLRFGMGAIEETEETCIIVVDATGAGNVLMGLLVDSVSEVLDIASSDIEDAQDLGENVKTEFIRGVGKAREKVILLLDIQAVLDSEDRDKAAEDD, from the coding sequence ATGCAGGTCTTCAATGGTGGGACAGGAGTCCGCGGCCCGGGACAGAACCAGGATGAAGTCGAGGGGCAGATGGAAAAATTCCTGACCTTCCGCTTGGCCGAGGAGCATTATGGCTTGGAAATATTACAGGTCAAAGAAATTATCGGAATACTGAAAATCACCCGTGTCCCACGCACTCCGGGATACATCCGGGGGGTGATCAACCTGCGGGGCAAGGTGTTGCCCGTGATGGACCTCCGCTTGCGTTTCGGCATGGGAGCGATCGAAGAGACGGAGGAGACCTGTATCATCGTGGTGGACGCCACCGGCGCCGGCAACGTGCTGATGGGGCTGCTGGTGGACAGCGTTTCCGAGGTGCTCGACATCGCCTCCAGCGATATAGAGGATGCGCAGGATCTGGGAGAGAATGTAAAGACCGAATTCATCCGTGGCGTGGGGAAAGCCCGCGAAAAAGTTATCCTGTTGCTTGACATCCAGGCGGTCCTGGATTCCGAGGACAGGGACAAAGCCGCCGAGGATGACTGA
- a CDS encoding methyl-accepting chemotaxis protein: protein MKFRSIKTRLIMLTGLCMIVAAAVMTGSMVYSVRKTSVKAARGESISLARGNAAKIKAEIESALDASRTLAQMLSSVKDAQNALQLNRQDAAVMLKRVLQENPKLIRIYTVWEPDAFDGKDSNFAGKGGFDPSGRFVVCWERDAQGEVVRVPLTTYAEDGKNAYYTKPQESIQDCVLEPFRASDAADAPYLTSLVSPIQTDGEFHGIVGVDLSLEPFQEMADELDIYDGTGRLVLISHEGVLAAVTGNRELRGMTMGSFYKTSGMEDKLAVIQDGSEIAISQEGQLEIYAPVQIGETESPWAASIVVPLNKITVEATRLMWEQILISLVMLIIAMAALWYIARKIANPLVHIADGAKLLALGDTEMEGVDRAEMQRINNRPDELGEIGRAFQGLIEAQKAKVDYAEHIACGDMAIRIKAASEKDVLGNSMIEMIKSLKNMNQEVGQLIKAAVDGQLDIRADVTKHKGEYAEIVKGINDLLDSVVDPINSAADVLETAAAKDLTKRVSGNYKGRFSELMENINTTVESLNSALKQVADTVEAVSLASGEINAGSRTLAEGANEQASALEQVSSSLEQMSSMTTQNSDNADQAKALSTAARELAQKGKVEMERMIEAIKRIKTSSSQTAKIVKTIDEIAFQTNLLALNAAVEAARAGDAGKGFAVVAEEVRSLAQRSAEAARNTSGMIEEAVKNAEGGVIITEKVAEILNEIVDSSNHVNDLVAEIAASAQEQAQGIEQINNGVAQMDSVTQSNASNSEESAASSEELKNRAELLRTMISEFRLSEEEEEEPQPVTVLKKFEKPKVAEPLRKVSPAPSNPSREQVIKSSLQKTVPPVKPPVRDKSAGDGNGGKRPNPEKLIPLDENDFKDF, encoded by the coding sequence ATGAAATTCAGATCGATCAAAACACGGCTCATCATGCTTACCGGACTGTGTATGATCGTGGCTGCGGCGGTGATGACCGGTTCGATGGTCTATTCGGTGCGAAAGACCTCGGTCAAGGCCGCCCGCGGTGAGAGTATTTCGCTGGCCCGAGGCAACGCGGCCAAAATCAAGGCCGAGATCGAATCGGCGTTGGATGCCTCGCGCACGCTGGCGCAGATGCTTTCCTCGGTTAAGGATGCCCAGAACGCCCTGCAGCTCAACCGTCAGGACGCCGCGGTGATGCTCAAGCGCGTGCTTCAGGAAAACCCCAAGCTGATCCGTATCTATACGGTCTGGGAGCCGGACGCGTTCGACGGGAAGGACTCGAATTTCGCCGGCAAGGGCGGCTTCGATCCGAGCGGCCGGTTTGTGGTCTGCTGGGAGCGCGACGCCCAGGGCGAGGTGGTGCGCGTGCCCCTGACCACTTACGCCGAGGATGGCAAGAACGCCTATTACACCAAGCCGCAGGAATCCATCCAGGACTGTGTTCTCGAACCGTTCCGCGCCTCAGACGCGGCCGACGCCCCGTACCTGACCTCTCTGGTCTCCCCGATCCAGACCGATGGCGAGTTTCACGGGATAGTCGGGGTGGACCTCAGCCTGGAGCCGTTTCAGGAGATGGCGGACGAGCTGGACATTTATGACGGGACCGGGCGGCTGGTGCTGATCAGCCACGAGGGAGTCCTGGCCGCGGTGACCGGCAACCGCGAGCTGCGCGGCATGACCATGGGGTCGTTTTACAAGACCTCCGGCATGGAGGACAAGCTGGCCGTGATCCAGGACGGCTCGGAGATCGCAATCAGCCAGGAGGGCCAGCTCGAGATTTACGCCCCGGTGCAGATCGGCGAGACTGAAAGCCCCTGGGCGGCCAGCATCGTGGTGCCGCTTAACAAGATCACGGTCGAGGCCACCCGCCTGATGTGGGAGCAGATCCTCATCTCCCTGGTCATGCTGATCATCGCCATGGCCGCGCTCTGGTACATCGCGCGCAAGATCGCCAACCCGCTGGTGCATATCGCCGACGGGGCCAAGCTGCTGGCCCTGGGCGACACCGAGATGGAGGGAGTCGACCGCGCCGAGATGCAGCGGATCAACAACCGCCCGGATGAGCTGGGCGAGATCGGGCGGGCGTTCCAGGGCCTGATCGAGGCGCAGAAAGCCAAGGTGGATTACGCCGAGCACATCGCCTGCGGCGACATGGCGATCCGGATCAAGGCCGCCTCGGAGAAGGACGTGCTGGGCAACAGCATGATCGAGATGATCAAGAGCCTGAAGAACATGAACCAGGAAGTGGGCCAGCTGATCAAGGCGGCGGTGGACGGGCAGCTCGACATCCGGGCGGATGTAACCAAGCACAAGGGCGAGTACGCCGAAATAGTCAAGGGCATCAACGACCTGCTCGACTCCGTGGTCGACCCGATCAACAGCGCGGCCGACGTGCTGGAAACCGCCGCGGCCAAGGACCTGACCAAGCGGGTGAGCGGCAACTACAAGGGCCGTTTCTCCGAGCTGATGGAAAACATCAACACCACGGTCGAATCGCTGAATTCGGCCCTCAAGCAGGTGGCAGACACCGTGGAGGCGGTCAGCCTGGCCAGCGGCGAGATCAACGCCGGCAGCCGCACCCTGGCCGAGGGCGCCAACGAGCAGGCCAGCGCCCTGGAACAGGTCTCCTCCAGCCTGGAGCAGATGTCCTCCATGACCACTCAGAACTCGGACAATGCCGACCAGGCCAAGGCGCTTTCCACCGCCGCGCGCGAGCTGGCGCAGAAAGGCAAGGTGGAGATGGAGCGCATGATCGAGGCGATCAAACGGATCAAGACCTCCTCCAGCCAGACCGCCAAGATCGTGAAGACGATCGACGAGATCGCGTTCCAGACCAACCTTCTGGCCCTGAACGCCGCGGTCGAGGCGGCCCGTGCCGGAGATGCCGGCAAGGGCTTCGCCGTGGTGGCCGAGGAGGTCCGCTCCCTGGCGCAGCGCAGCGCCGAGGCGGCCCGCAACACCTCCGGGATGATCGAGGAAGCGGTCAAGAACGCCGAGGGCGGAGTGATCATCACCGAAAAGGTGGCCGAAATCCTGAACGAGATCGTGGACAGCTCCAACCACGTGAACGACTTGGTGGCCGAAATCGCCGCCTCGGCCCAGGAGCAGGCCCAGGGGATCGAGCAGATCAACAACGGGGTGGCCCAGATGGACAGCGTCACCCAGAGCAACGCCTCGAATTCGGAGGAGTCGGCGGCCTCCTCCGAGGAACTGAAAAACCGCGCCGAGCTGCTCCGGACCATGATCTCCGAGTTCAGGCTGTCCGAGGAGGAGGAGGAGGAACCTCAGCCGGTCACGGTGTTGAAAAAATTCGAGAAACCAAAGGTCGCCGAGCCGTTGAGAAAAGTGTCCCCGGCACCCTCAAACCCGTCGCGCGAGCAGGTGATCAAGTCCTCGCTGCAGAAAACCGTCCCGCCCGTGAAACCTCCGGTCCGGGACAAATCGGCCGGGGACGGAAACGGTGGGAAAAGGCCCAACCCGGAAAAACTGATCCCGCTGGATGAGAACGATTTCAAGGATTTCTGA
- a CDS encoding response regulator, with protein sequence MRILLVEDDNGVRNILAKFLVEEKHAVKLAVNGREGLKLVEEFEPELVLSDIKMPELNGLELLEAVRAYSSVPFVMVTGYADTDVAVRALRAGAWYFILKPVNFFELKSILDRVQERLDLERALTLERARSLDYFSHEELTALLAGIASEAAEPLQKIHRSLGPLGESLVRLSKGLAALPEAGAGLRMLLEDSLERLGKLEVDFQDGRFCSESLGGVIDILAESSACNSARDEFPLDEALRSAFGLLDSPPETHVFVSIEHDIVLSADRERFVRTVARLMRAALVAELSGTVKSLDISAHRENGELCLLVAGATSQNAVRSRIAPADTSRTTEDVPDSLDFMVLSGAVKALGGRLKRRCLDSGGTIFTMHMSLPAVAVSGVYRSPAERSQEGGMRMTRRIVGDRF encoded by the coding sequence ATGCGAATTTTGCTTGTGGAAGACGACAACGGAGTAAGAAATATTCTGGCTAAGTTTCTGGTAGAGGAAAAGCACGCGGTAAAGTTGGCGGTAAACGGCCGGGAAGGCCTTAAGCTGGTCGAGGAATTCGAGCCGGAACTGGTGCTGTCAGATATCAAGATGCCCGAGTTGAACGGCCTGGAGTTGCTGGAGGCGGTGCGGGCATACTCCAGCGTCCCTTTTGTCATGGTGACCGGCTACGCGGACACGGATGTCGCAGTGCGGGCCCTGAGGGCCGGGGCATGGTATTTCATCCTCAAGCCGGTCAATTTTTTCGAGCTGAAAAGCATTCTGGACCGGGTTCAGGAGCGTCTCGACCTGGAGCGGGCCCTGACTCTCGAACGCGCCCGCTCCCTCGATTATTTCAGCCATGAGGAGCTCACGGCCCTGCTGGCCGGCATAGCCAGCGAAGCGGCCGAGCCGCTGCAGAAGATCCACCGGAGCCTGGGTCCGCTGGGAGAAAGTCTGGTCCGCCTGAGCAAGGGCCTGGCGGCGTTGCCCGAGGCGGGCGCCGGTCTGCGGATGCTGCTTGAGGATTCGCTGGAACGCCTTGGGAAACTGGAGGTTGACTTTCAGGACGGCCGTTTCTGTTCTGAGAGTCTGGGTGGAGTGATCGACATTCTGGCCGAGAGTTCGGCTTGTAACAGCGCCAGGGACGAGTTCCCGCTGGATGAGGCCCTGCGCAGCGCGTTCGGCTTGCTCGATTCGCCTCCGGAGACGCATGTTTTCGTCTCGATCGAGCACGATATTGTCCTGTCCGCGGACCGGGAAAGGTTCGTGCGCACGGTGGCGCGCCTGATGCGGGCCGCGCTCGTAGCGGAGCTGTCCGGGACGGTGAAATCGCTGGACATCTCGGCACACCGTGAGAACGGCGAACTCTGCCTGCTGGTGGCGGGCGCCACGAGCCAGAACGCAGTGCGGTCGCGCATCGCGCCCGCTGATACCTCCCGCACGACCGAGGATGTGCCCGATTCGCTCGATTTCATGGTCCTCAGCGGGGCGGTGAAAGCTCTGGGGGGAAGGTTGAAACGGAGGTGTCTTGATTCCGGCGGGACGATCTTCACCATGCACATGTCGCTGCCGGCTGTGGCTGTCTCCGGCGTCTACCGGTCTCCGGCCGAGAGAAGTCAGGAGGGGGGCATGCGGATGACACGCCGTATCGTCGGTGACCGGTTCTGA
- a CDS encoding chemotaxis protein CheA, whose amino-acid sequence MAKQDLAKLVEALAAEVVMADPEDLQSVKRVIELLKKIDTEVKDDLARVFKPAVAKSVDLAEEMIIMEPAAAAESMKAISQAVKAFQAGLTEGPQAVAPLLPPQMSGAKEPTGAEKLQSAIVDDKILSDFLSSQATSLQELEEQILASEKEQFSGKSSSELKRRLHTLKGEAGMLGLNDIQQVCHETESYLENGPADNKTDNLLLVKDWLAQSFTFLSGEGQSAAPMGDILNILRGSGSAAAETKAAPLEKAGEAPEAEAAPAPVEEPAQPAGRMLNIPSGDESLVVDFIQEANSHLDNADVQLLTLESNPEEKESLNSVFRSFHTIKGVAGFLDLIEIKELAHVSEDLLDRARKGNILLTGTVMDAVFESVDTLRSLVRDVEGALSTGDPLQSNPSLATLIETLRDILAGRQTLPAAGRQIKAEPNKRLGEILIDSGVVQADTLNRVLAERDGKTPLGEVLVKKVGVPAMEVAHALRAQNEARKTGDPQQAAVQVKETVKIDTERLDKLLDAIGELVIAESMVTQNQELLQDASPEVARNMNHLSKITRVVQELGMTMRMVPIRPTFQKMARLVRDLAKKSGKEVEFVTVGEETELDRSVVERIGDPLIHIIRNSVDHGLEDNAEDRRKRGKPDVGHVELRAFHRGGSIYIEVQDDGKGLDREAIIAKAVERGVIPEGADMPERDVFNLIFMPGFSTAKKVTDVSGRGVGMDVVKKNIEALRGSVELSSEQGCGTTVSMRLPLTLAIIDGLIIIVGGERYIVPTLSVVESLRPRPEDIHTVSGRGELLNLRGELIPLFRVGRLFNIEAAIEDPTQALSMIVEDQGRRVALVVDSLIGQQQVVIKNLGHALGRVKGISGGAVMSDGTVGLILDVSEVMRIAMTSQEKSLQVVGV is encoded by the coding sequence ATGGCCAAGCAAGACCTGGCGAAGCTGGTCGAGGCTCTGGCCGCTGAAGTGGTGATGGCGGACCCGGAGGATCTGCAGTCGGTTAAAAGAGTCATCGAGCTGCTTAAAAAGATCGATACCGAGGTCAAGGATGATCTGGCCCGGGTGTTCAAACCTGCAGTGGCGAAATCGGTGGACCTGGCCGAGGAAATGATAATCATGGAGCCGGCGGCCGCGGCAGAGTCCATGAAAGCCATCAGCCAGGCAGTCAAGGCTTTCCAGGCCGGATTGACCGAGGGACCCCAGGCGGTGGCCCCTCTGCTGCCGCCACAGATGTCCGGCGCCAAGGAGCCCACGGGAGCCGAAAAACTCCAGTCGGCCATAGTCGATGACAAGATTCTGTCCGATTTCCTCTCCTCCCAGGCTACCTCGCTGCAGGAGCTGGAGGAACAGATACTGGCCTCGGAGAAAGAGCAGTTTTCCGGCAAGAGTTCCTCGGAGCTGAAACGCCGCCTGCACACCCTCAAGGGTGAGGCCGGCATGCTGGGCCTGAACGATATCCAGCAGGTCTGCCACGAGACGGAAAGCTATCTGGAAAACGGGCCGGCCGATAATAAGACCGACAACCTCCTGCTGGTCAAGGATTGGTTGGCGCAGAGCTTCACTTTCCTGTCGGGCGAGGGCCAGTCCGCCGCCCCGATGGGCGACATCCTGAACATACTGCGCGGATCCGGCTCTGCGGCGGCGGAGACCAAGGCTGCGCCGTTAGAGAAAGCCGGGGAGGCCCCTGAGGCCGAGGCCGCACCCGCTCCGGTCGAGGAACCGGCACAGCCGGCCGGGCGCATGCTCAACATTCCCTCCGGGGATGAGAGCCTGGTGGTGGATTTTATCCAGGAGGCCAACAGCCACCTGGACAACGCGGATGTGCAGCTTCTGACCCTGGAGAGCAATCCCGAGGAGAAGGAATCGCTCAATTCGGTGTTCCGCTCTTTCCACACGATCAAGGGCGTGGCGGGGTTCCTGGACCTGATTGAGATCAAGGAGCTGGCCCACGTGTCCGAGGACCTTCTGGACCGGGCGCGCAAAGGGAATATCCTGCTCACCGGAACGGTGATGGACGCGGTGTTCGAGTCGGTCGACACTCTGCGTTCGCTGGTGCGGGATGTGGAAGGGGCGCTTTCCACCGGTGATCCGCTGCAGAGCAACCCCTCGCTGGCCACGCTGATCGAAACTCTGCGTGACATTCTGGCCGGACGCCAGACCCTGCCCGCCGCCGGCCGTCAGATCAAGGCCGAACCCAACAAGCGTCTGGGTGAAATCCTGATCGACAGCGGCGTGGTGCAGGCCGATACGCTCAACAGGGTGCTGGCCGAGAGAGACGGGAAAACCCCTCTGGGCGAGGTGCTGGTCAAAAAAGTCGGTGTGCCGGCCATGGAAGTGGCCCATGCCCTGCGCGCCCAGAACGAGGCCAGAAAGACAGGTGATCCGCAGCAGGCCGCGGTGCAGGTCAAGGAGACGGTGAAGATCGACACCGAGCGCCTGGATAAGCTGCTCGACGCCATCGGCGAGTTGGTGATCGCCGAGTCGATGGTGACCCAGAACCAGGAACTGCTGCAGGACGCCTCGCCGGAGGTGGCCCGGAACATGAACCACTTGAGCAAGATCACCCGTGTGGTCCAGGAGTTGGGCATGACCATGCGTATGGTGCCCATCCGTCCCACTTTCCAGAAAATGGCGCGCCTGGTGCGCGACCTGGCCAAGAAAAGCGGCAAAGAGGTGGAGTTTGTCACCGTGGGTGAGGAGACCGAGCTGGACCGCTCGGTAGTCGAGCGGATCGGCGACCCCCTGATCCACATTATCCGCAACTCGGTGGACCACGGGCTGGAGGACAACGCTGAGGACCGCCGCAAACGCGGCAAGCCCGATGTGGGCCATGTCGAGCTGCGGGCGTTCCACCGCGGCGGAAGTATCTATATCGAGGTGCAGGATGACGGCAAGGGTCTCGACCGCGAGGCGATCATCGCCAAGGCCGTCGAGCGCGGCGTGATCCCGGAAGGGGCCGACATGCCGGAGCGGGACGTGTTCAACCTGATTTTCATGCCGGGGTTCTCCACGGCCAAAAAGGTGACGGATGTCTCGGGCCGTGGGGTGGGGATGGACGTGGTGAAGAAGAACATCGAGGCTCTGCGCGGCAGTGTGGAGCTGAGTTCCGAACAGGGCTGCGGCACCACGGTGAGTATGCGTCTGCCGCTGACCCTGGCCATTATCGACGGTTTGATAATTATTGTGGGCGGAGAGCGCTACATCGTTCCCACGCTGTCGGTGGTCGAGTCCCTGCGACCCCGTCCCGAGGACATTCACACCGTGTCAGGACGCGGCGAGCTGCTCAATCTCCGCGGCGAGCTGATCCCGCTGTTCCGGGTCGGACGGCTGTTCAACATCGAGGCTGCCATCGAGGACCCGACCCAGGCCCTTTCCATGATCGTCGAGGACCAGGGACGACGGGTGGCGCTGGTGGTGGATTCGCTGATCGGACAGCAGCAGGTGGTGATCAAGAACCTCGGGCACGCCCTGGGACGAGTCAAGGGCATCTCGGGCGGCGCGGTGATGAGCGACGGCACGGTGGGGCTGATCCTGGATGTCTCCGAGGTGATGCGTATCGCGATGACCAGTCAGGAAAAGAGCCTGCAGGTGGTCGGGGTCTGA
- a CDS encoding chemotaxis protein CheD, whose amino-acid sequence MEQAVWRMDSGYDQRVVDIAEYTVSDDPNALLVTYSLGSCLGLAVHDPVAMLGGLIHCLLPRSSLKPEDAGVCPAKFVDIGVPALLEEMFSRGARKENLVLKVAGCGQVFDFDTVFHVGRINYQVLRKFLKKNGLRLAAEHIGGMLARTMRLYVGSGKVTVHAAGQLITL is encoded by the coding sequence ATGGAGCAGGCAGTCTGGCGGATGGACAGCGGCTACGATCAACGCGTGGTGGACATTGCTGAATACACGGTCTCGGATGATCCGAACGCATTGCTGGTGACTTATTCCCTGGGCTCCTGCCTGGGGCTCGCGGTCCATGACCCGGTGGCCATGCTCGGTGGGCTGATCCATTGCCTTCTGCCGAGGTCCAGCCTCAAGCCGGAGGATGCGGGTGTTTGTCCGGCCAAGTTCGTGGACATCGGGGTGCCGGCCCTGCTGGAGGAGATGTTCTCCCGCGGCGCCAGGAAAGAAAACCTGGTGCTCAAGGTTGCCGGCTGCGGCCAGGTGTTCGATTTCGACACGGTGTTCCATGTGGGCCGGATCAATTACCAGGTCCTGCGCAAATTCCTGAAAAAGAACGGCCTTAGGCTGGCCGCCGAGCATATCGGTGGGATGCTGGCCCGCACCATGCGGCTGTATGTCGGCTCCGGAAAAGTGACAGTGCACGCCGCGGGCCAGTTGATAACTCTTTGA